Proteins from one Plodia interpunctella isolate USDA-ARS_2022_Savannah chromosome 3, ilPloInte3.2, whole genome shotgun sequence genomic window:
- the LOC128683681 gene encoding sugar transporter SWEET1 gives MEALSTILQPYKDLVGNIAAIVTVGQMFSGSFLCWDAYKQGNTRGIPISPFLGGIIMSVVNLKYGMILRDDTMIQVNLFGLALNIVYIMIFFNYSQEKFKVWGQIGFAGAVSAVLIGYAQYEDPKLVENRLGLIITAFMFYLIASPLFGLNDIIKNKSTEGMPFPIILSGSVVTFMWLLYGIIIKNQFVIVQNLVGLFLCSIQLSLFVIYPSKSKDAKVKSKAKKTD, from the exons ATGGAGGCCCTTTCAACTATACTGCAGCCGTATAAGGACCTGGTGGGGAACATTGCGGCCATCGTGACCGTCGGCCAGATGTTCTCAGGCTCCTTCCTCTGCTGGGATGCGTACAAACAGGGCAACACACGTGGTATTCCAATCTCACCTTTCCTTGGTggtattattat GTCAGtggtcaatttaaaatatggcaTGATACTTCGTGACGACACAATGATCCAAGTCAATTTATTTGGTCTAGCTCTGAATATAGTCTACATTATGATATTCTTCAACTACAGCCAAGAGAAGTTTAAAGTGTGGGGGCAAATAGGCTTTGCGGGGGCAGTTTCTGCAGTGCTTATAGGATATGCCCAATATGAAGACCCTAAATTAGTCGAAAATAGATTAGGCCTTATCATTACCGCATTCATGTTCTACCTGATTGCATCACCACTATTCGGATTA aatgatatcataaaaaacaaGAGCACAGAAGGTATGCCCTTCCCCATCATCCTCTCTGGATCAGTGGTGACGTTCATGTGGCTATTGTATgggattataataaaaaatcaatttgttatt gtaCAAAACTTGGTTGGTCTGTTCTTATGCTCAATACAATTATCATTGTTTGTGATCTACCCGTCGAAATCGAAGGACGCGAAGGTGAAAAGCAAAGCGAAAAAGACTGACTAA